Genomic segment of Benincasa hispida cultivar B227 chromosome 1, ASM972705v1, whole genome shotgun sequence:
TGGCTGAATTGAATAGCTTTCATTTTTAGCCCAAAAACTTTCAATGGcctatttttgtttctaaacAGCTCTGTAACAATTATTTTAGCACTTcctatattatattcatttgtCTAATACTCACCTTCAACCTAcatagcttaaacatatattcaCATTAACTAGTATACACACACAAAATTATATCATTCAttcttctaaaaataaaaaaaaaagataaaaaaaattaattacttaggttctgtttggtaatcattttattttttatttttaaaaattaaacttatagacactattttcacctctagatttcttcatttgtaatttactttatattaatggtttaaaaaacctaccaaaatttgaaaactactaaaaagtagtttttaaaaacttatttttgtttttggaatttggataagaattcaactattgtattaaaaagatgcaaatcattgtaaaaatggagaagaaataaatttaattttaaaaaactaaatataaaaagcaaaatggttaccaaagggaccttaatTTTTCCTTTCAGAAGTCACATATCTAAAATACATAATGTTTGCCTAATCAACTTATAAAGTTTGTACATTTATCGAATAATTCTATCTTTCTATCTTTCTTTATTTGCTCATAATTTATCaagaaattttatatcaaaatgCTATACCTTAAATACAGTCTTCTTAACTCCAACGTATTAATTTCAAACTTCATAATTCAATTTAGTATCCCAAACATCCTTATCATTTTGAAATTacatatgaaaatgaaatataaaattgagaGTAGGGCATACACTGAAACATCTAATTCATAGGTGAGGCCCACCAGAGAGTTATCAGCAGCCACAAGATAATGCATTACCTTTTTACAGCCACTAAATAATCGCCACGTGGCCAAACATGGATTCTAACTCTTCCCTCCAAGTTCTCTCCCCTGATCTACAGTTAAACCCCTCCCCACTCCCTCCCTGCTCAAAAGCATCACAAAACCGGAAAGAATAACaattcaaagaaagaaaatagcaATATGCTGAAGACAGAAGACGAATACGGCGGCAGCGGCGGGCACGGCAATGGGTGGGGCATGGTAATCTGCGAAGCATGCGAGAGATGCCCTGCGGAATTCATCTGCAAAGCGGACGCCGCATCGCTATGTGCGGCGTGCGATGCAGAGATCCACTCGGCAAACCCACTAGCTCGACGGCACCAACGCGTGCCGATCTGTAGGGGCGGCGTCGTGTTTAGTAGTGTGGAAGAGGAAGATGAGGAGGAAGCGGCTTCTTGGCTGTTAATGAATCCAACCAAGAACAACAAGAACAATAGTGACAACAATAACAATGGAATGTTTTTGTTGGGTGGggaagatgaagaggaagaggaTGATGAGTATTTGAAGTTTGTGGAATTCAATGGGAATAATGATGAggatgaagatgaatttgaagGATTGAAGAACAACAATTATGGAGGAGATAGTGTTGTGCCAATTGATCAATTTGAAGGGAATAAGGAACATCATCATCAACAACAGCAGCAGCAAAATCACGAGATATTGTTGGAGCAAAGTTATGGAGGGCTTGTTGATGCTTCTGAATTTTTTCACTCTTCTTCTAAACCTCCATACTCCTACAATGCCTTCCTCACCCACACTGTAACACCCCCCCTATCTCTTTCTCTAACTAATTTtcaatattcattatttttattaatttagttttttaaaaaagttgggAATTTTCTGTTTTTGATTTGTTGGGactttttggaaaattttcattttggttttgttgAATGTGCTAAAGAGTTAGATTCTGGATTCTTTAGGTttgtttctttaatttctttaatttctttaatttttaattttacttttagtctcttaaaatctttttaattaggttatttaattagaaatttgttgaagaatttaaaaaaattgaagtattaATGTATATTGTTTTGGTAATATTATATAGGAAACTCATGTAGCCTATTCAAAACTAACAAAAGTAATTCAACCTACCTATAAACAAGAtctaattttgtttcttttttgttttttttttttaaattatatattatggGTGGCTTTGTATGCACACCCTAAATAATATTGTTTTGTATAACATGTTAGAGATAAGGAGTGGTTTTCTAagcttaatttcaaaattttaaaattgaaaattgaaaatattattgcTCGATTTAggaattattttgttttttttgttttttatttattttaaacatattttctttcaatttttttacccTGATTTGCATATTTATCAAGTATAAGAATTGAACTATTagttatttaaaaaacaataactagtttttcaaaaatattttcaaaatttgacatgaattttgaaaatattataaaaagtagataacaaataaaaaatttaaaggtaaaaaagaagtgtttataggcttaacggttaaaaacaaaaaaccaaaaattaagacactgtttagtaaccatttcattttttgttttttgttttttaaaattaattctatagaTACTATTTCTActtccaaatttttttctttgttatctattttttaccgatgatttaaaaaataaagctaaattttgaaaattaaaaaaaaatgtagcttttaaaattttgtttttgtttttggaagttgattaagaatttaaccattatacttaagaaatatgcaaatcattataagaatttgagagaaaataggcttagttttaaaaaatagaaaacaaaaagtGAAATGATAAACAAATAGGgctaaatagtttttttttttaaaaaaagccacaaataattttgattttttaaaactgtGCTTAACAAATTCAAGTTCCAGCCCTAGCCTCTGAATCTCTTTGTTTCTTTATATACCTTTTCttttatcaaatattattataataacccATGCTATAAAAAAATAGTATCACATTCAAGGGTGAGTTTAAAATACATAAGTGTcacttataaaataaataattctaaaaaaattgtatttgacTATCcttcaaaatagttttcaaaatgtatttttaaaacGTAGatccgtttgataactattttgttttttatttttgtttttaaaaattaagtctatgaataCTATTTTTAACTCCAAATGTTATATACTTTTTCACCCTAAAAAatgtagtttttgtttttggaatttgactaagaattcaattattgtattttaaaaagatgcaaatcatagTAAAAGATATAGatggtttaatttaaaaaaaaaatcaaatagttatatGAAGTCGGTACACAttcttatattaaattttactttTCTTCCAAACTAACAGCATATTAAACgagaattaaaaaatttgtggtaaataattaaattgtattATGAATTTTATATAACACGTTGATGTTCTTTATTTTTGTTGATTAATATCAGATATCAGCTTCATCAATGGAGGTCGGGGTGGTGCCAGATTCATCAACCACCACCATGAGCGATATATCAATCTCCAACATGAGGCCACCAAAAGGGACAATCGATCTCTTCTCCGGCACGACGGCGGCGGAGGCAGCGGCGGCAATTCAAATGCCGGCGACCCAACTGAGTCCAATGGACAGAGAAGCCCGAGTTCTAAGGTacagagagaagaaaaagacaaGAAAGTTCGAGAAGACCATCCGATACGCCTCCAGAAAGGCCTATGCTGAGACCCGACCCAGAATCAAGGGCCGGTTCGCTAAAAGAACCGATGTCGAGGTCCAACTGGACCGGAAATACTCCAACCCCTTGATACCGGATGCTGGCTATGGGATCGTGCCTTCCTTTTGAAGGAGATGGAACAAAAAGTATGgatttttctacttttttttttcttcttctaattaataaatactaattataggtgaattttaatttaactttttcttttttttaattaattatagcaTTTGTCTTAAATGTatatgaattttgtattttctgtAATTACTTTTCAGAATTAAGATATATTGTTTTCAGTTGTTCACCTCCACTTAGGGACtgtttcaaagttaattgttatatatataattatttcttttatatataccTTCAATTATGATTTTGGTCTAATaggttttcttatt
This window contains:
- the LOC120070350 gene encoding zinc finger protein CONSTANS-LIKE 2-like — its product is MLKTEDEYGGSGGHGNGWGMVICEACERCPAEFICKADAASLCAACDAEIHSANPLARRHQRVPICRGGVVFSSVEEEDEEEAASWLLMNPTKNNKNNSDNNNNGMFLLGGEDEEEEDDEYLKFVEFNGNNDEDEDEFEGLKNNNYGGDSVVPIDQFEGNKEHHHQQQQQQNHEILLEQSYGGLVDASEFFHSSSKPPYSYNAFLTHTISASSMEVGVVPDSSTTTMSDISISNMRPPKGTIDLFSGTTAAEAAAAIQMPATQLSPMDREARVLRYREKKKTRKFEKTIRYASRKAYAETRPRIKGRFAKRTDVEVQLDRKYSNPLIPDAGYGIVPSF